The following nucleotide sequence is from Pseudomonadota bacterium.
GGCGATGCGCAGCCCAGCGCGGCACAGGGTGTCCTCGTAGCGGTTGTTGAACTCGTAGCGATGCCGATGGCGCTCGACGACAAGCCCCCGACCATAGATGCGGCCGGGGAGACTGTCCGGTGCCAGCCGGCAGGACTGGCCGCCGAGGCGCATGCTGCCGCCGAGGTCCGAGGACTCGCTGCGCCGCTCGACGGTGCCCTCTCGGGTGGTCCATTCGGTGATGAGGGCGATGACCGGGTGTGGCGTCTCCCGATCGAATTCCGTGCTGTGGGCGCCGGCAAGCCCCGCCACATGCCGCGCCAGCTCGATGACCGCGACTTGCATCCCGAGGCAGATCCCGAGATACGGGACCCCACGCTCGCGGGCATAGCGCACCGCCTCGATCTTGCCCGCGATCCCGCGCCGGCCGAAGCCGCCGGGCACCAGGATGGCATCGGCACCTTCCAGACAACGGCTGCCGCGGCGCTCAATGTCCTCGGAATCGACATAGCGGATATCGACCCGCGCGCGCGCGTGCAGCCCGCCGTTCAAGAGCGCCTGGGTGAGGGACTTATAGGACTCGGTGCGCTCGACATACTTGCCGACCATGGCCACCGTGACCTCGGCCTCTGGGTTCTCCATGGCCTCGACCACCGCCTCCCACTCGTGCAGATCGGCGTCCGGGCCCGTCAGGCCCAGGCGCTCGGCGACGATGGCATCGAGTCCCTGGCGATGGAAGATGAGCGGAATGCGGTAGATGCTGTCCACATCGAGCGCCGCGATCACCGCTCGCTCCTCGACATTGGTGAAGAGTGCGATCTTTTTTCGCTCCGCGGGCGGCAGCGGGCGGTCCACGCGGCACAGGAGGATATCCGGCTGGATACCGATGGAGCGCAGCTCCTTGACCGAGTGCTGGGTGGGCTTGGTCTTGATCTCCCCCGCCGAGGGTATGTAGGGGACCAACGTCAGGTGGATGAAGACGGTCTGTCCGGCCCCGAGCTCGATGCGGAGTTGCCGGATCGCCTCGAGGAACGGCAGGGACTCGATGTCGCCCACCGTCCCGCCGATCTCGACCATGGCGACCTCGGCATCACCCGCGCCTTGATGAATGGATGCCTTTATCTCGTCGGTGATGTGCGGGATGACCTGGACGGTCGCGCCCAGATACTCGCCGCGCCGCTCCTTACGGATGACGTTCTCGTAGATGCGCCCGGTCGTGTAGTTGTTGAGCCGGCCCATGCGCGTGCGCACGAAGCGCTCGTAGTGGCCGAGGTCGAGATCGGTCTCGGCCCCATCCTCGGTCACATAGACCTCGC
It contains:
- a CDS encoding CTP synthase, translating into MTRFVFVTGGVVSSLGKGIASASLAALLEARGLRVTLVKLDPYINVDPGTMSPFQHGEVYVTEDGAETDLDLGHYERFVRTRMGRLNNYTTGRIYENVIRKERRGEYLGATVQVIPHITDEIKASIHQGAGDAEVAMVEIGGTVGDIESLPFLEAIRQLRIELGAGQTVFIHLTLVPYIPSAGEIKTKPTQHSVKELRSIGIQPDILLCRVDRPLPPAERKKIALFTNVEERAVIAALDVDSIYRIPLIFHRQGLDAIVAERLGLTGPDADLHEWEAVVEAMENPEAEVTVAMVGKYVERTESYKSLTQALLNGGLHARARVDIRYVDSEDIERRGSRCLEGADAILVPGGFGRRGIAGKIEAVRYARERGVPYLGICLGMQVAVIELARHVAGLAGAHSTEFDRETPHPVIALITEWTTREGTVERRSESSDLGGSMRLGGQSCRLAPDSLPGRIYGRGLVVERHRHRYEFNNRYEDTLCRAGLRIAGRSLDGQLVEVVELRGHPWFIGCQYHPEFTSTPRDGHPLFTSYVRAALSYRDSRASGRRDAAL